In Ptychodera flava strain L36383 chromosome 17, AS_Pfla_20210202, whole genome shotgun sequence, one genomic interval encodes:
- the LOC139115371 gene encoding uncharacterized protein gives MVLKDTEVIPVSVTASSCGINVVCEKLKGELGLDENLKMLDRNYIPLRETQATQKLSYWSSARKLYVISVSDFEVLKLQRSGGNKRKSSELDDIRTVLESVKRQLHSTSGTHAGSSTSDNILGISCMICLDKPDFPLYFCPGTCNRIIGCMKCVLPLESCPQCREPIPENPPHVRGIDHLADEGGYDVSSEETLSAALAQRFQTESHPHVVEIDDDSSDDFVETRNQ, from the exons ATGGTTTTGAAAGACACTGAGGTAATTCCCGTCTCAGTAACAGCAAGTTCCTGCGGAATAAATGTTGTTTGTGAAAAGCTGAAAGGCGAGTTGGGTTTGGATGAAAACCTGAAAATGCTTGACAGGAATTACATCCCACTGAGAGAAACTCAGGCTACACAAA AGCTATCGTACTGGAGTAGCGCAAGGAAACTTTACGTCATTTCTGTCTCGGACTTCGAGGTTTTGAAACTACAGCGCAGTGGAGGCAACAAAAGAAAGTCCAGCGAGCTAGATGACATAAGAACAGTTTTGGAGTCTGTCAAGAGGCAGTTACAC TCTACATCTGGAACACACGCAGGTAGTTCGACATCCGACAATATACTTGGAATATCGTGCATGATTTGTCTTGACAAACCCGATTTCCCTCTGTACTTCTGTCCTGGAACCTGTAACAGGATTATTGGCTGTATGAAGTGCGTGCTGCCATTAGAGTCCTGCCCCCAGTGTAGAGAACCAATTCCAGAGAATCCTCCTCACGTGCGTGGTATAGATCATTTGGCAGATGAGGGAGGATATGATGTGTCCTCCGAAGAGACACTGTCCGCTGCATTGGCCCAAAGGTTTCAGACAGAGTCACACCCACATGTAGTGGAAATAGATGATGATTCTAgtgatgattttgttgaaaccaGAAATCAGTAA